Within Spinacia oleracea cultivar Varoflay chromosome 4, BTI_SOV_V1, whole genome shotgun sequence, the genomic segment ATCGGGTGGAGCATCACCCACATCCATCACCTGCCTTCATCCGCTCCACCCGGTCCATCCGTCACCCACTTTACTCATCACCCGCATTCCGTCCATCCATCACCCGCGGGTGAACCGGGTGATATTCGGGTGAAAACTATTAACCACTAAAATGTCACCACCTTAGAATATGCATAATaattaacccaaaaaaaaaaaatcttatataCCGATATTTACTACCGAAACATATAATTGTTTCTCATCATGCATAACTTGTAAcccaaaaaattaaacaaacacTAACTTTAATAAATAATGGATTTACTaacacatttttatgtttaaaacaaaaataaaataatatatataaaataaatgggTGATGGATCGGATGATGGATCGGATGATATACGGGTGGTGGGTTGGGTGATGGATGAAAAAACATCACCCGCATCCGACCCGCATCCATCACCCGCTTTTCATCCATTTATTTCGGATTTTCATCCGTTTAATTAGAGCGGGTGACCGGGTTATTTGATCATCTACTGGATATTTCCATCCCTACTAACATCATCGAAATAGATATCTACCTAGCACTAAAATTTAACAGCAAGTAATGCAATTAATTCATTTTCATGCCTGGTATTCTGCATTCAAAAACGGGAATACACATGACTATCAAATAAGGGATGTATCGTCAAGTCACGACATTATATTAATATGATGTTACCTACCAAAGATTTTCCAAGTTTCACAAACTTCCCATTTCTTCAATGAATTTAAATCGTGCACTCAAAACTTGTACAATGTCTAAAGTTACTGCACTAGCAATAAGAAAACTGTGTTTGAAGTTAAAAATCTATGGAATAACCATCTACATGCATTTTTTATATGCTtaatgtttctatttttggacattaaTCCGCTCTATCTGAACATTAAAATTCTTTTAAATTATAATCACAAAACCAACCATTACAACCCTAGGAGGGCCACGATCGAGTCCATGACCTAAACTAAACTCATCCATCACCCGACTACAACCCAATATTGGAAGGGTCCGGGTGGCCCAATAACCGAACAAAGAACATCTCTAGTGCATATTTATCGGGATTGTACCTCCAAATGAGCTCTAACTTATCGGGAAAATAACCACTTGAGTTATATTAAACATATGCTTTTATAGTgcatatttattaattaaacatATCATGGCGCCCCTGTCTCTAGTCAATTAGTCAACGACCTCGCTCTACAAGTTCATACAAATGAAAAGCTGATAGAAGATAAACTGATAGAAGATATAATTCTTAAGATATACGAAGTAATTAATATATTGTCAAACAAACTGATAGAGAATAGAATTTTCTTAAGATAAGTACGAAGCCTATCGTTAAGCAAACTGATAAAGAGTAGAATTCTCTTACAAAGTTAATTGTATAATACTCACATTAAATTTACTAACGCAATTAAAACTAATGCACGACACTGTATATATATAATCAATAAAATACACTCCAACGCTGTGAGTTTACACAATCTAACACAAACCCTTCACTGACAACACTCCATCAAAAAAAGGCAtaaaaacaaattcaaaatcgtTTTCATAAAAAAGGGAATGGACTCATGGATCTTACATACACAATAAGAAGAGTGAGGTGATCTAGAAAAAGAAACAATTAATGATGtcagtaattaaatttcaacaaTCCAACCACCACCCAAATTCTCCATCTTGTAAATATTATTCAAGTCCAAGGGTAAATTTGTAaccccctccctatatataacAAACCCCTTCCCCTCCCCTCCCCTCAGCTCATCTTCTTCCTCTAGAAACAAAAAAAAGctctaaaaaaaaaagcaataaaatccAATAATGTCTCAAATTACCGACGAAATCCGGGCCAAGGCGACGGAGCTATACTACGGGAACGACGTATGCCTGGCCCAATCAAAGAGGCTCTTAAGAGAAGTGGGCCTGCCCAATGGGCTTCTCCCACTCCAAGACGTGGTCGAATGCGGGTACATCGAGGAAACGGGTTTTGTATGGCTAAAACACAAGAAGGAGATCAAGCACAAATTCGAGAAGATTGGGAAGCTTGTAAGTTACGCATCTGAGGTCACTGCTTACGTCGAGCCTTGTAAGATAAAGAAGCTTACCGGTGTTAAGGCGAAGGAGTTGTTTTTGTGGGTGACGATTTCGGAAATCACTGTCGAAAGCCCCGAAAGTGCGAAGATCGTGTTTAGGAATCCTACGGGGATTTCGAAGGTGTTTCCGACGGAGGCGTTTGTTGTTGAGGAGGCGGAGGCGGTTACTAAGGTGTTGAGGAAGGACGCCGGAGAGAAGAAGGAGGAGGTTAAGGTTGATGATGCTgtcgttggtggtggtggtggtggtgatgttGCGAGTGTGAAGAGTGTCAATGGGGTTGAGGCGGGAGTGGCGAATTTGGCTATTAAGGATGTGTAGTTTGTTTAACTGTTTGATTAGAAATGTACTAATTAAGAGAGTATAAGAGGGCAGTTTTGTTGCTCACTCTTTTTATTTGTCAAACTTAATTAAGTTCTATGTTACTAAATTAATCTACCAATTTGGATTTGATATGAGCAATTGAATATCGAACAATTGTTTTCGAGTATTGGATTCAAAGGAATTATAAGTTGCCAATAAGTTTGATACCTAATAGGATTGTATTAAAACCACCAGTTGAATCAAATGCCCCTTAAAAAAGTTTTTTCAACTGTTTTCGAGTATTGGATTCAAAGGAATTATAAGTTGCCAATAAGTTTGATACCTAATAGGATTGTATTAAAATCACCAGTTGAATTAAATGCCCCTTAAAAAGGTTTTTTCAACTGTTTTCGAGTACTGAATTCAAAGAATTACGAGCTGTCAATGAATTTGATATCTAACATGATTGTCTCAAAACCACGAGTTGAATCAAATGCCCCTTAAAAGGTTTTTTCAACTGTTTTTTAGTATCGGATTCAAGGAATTACGAGTTGTCAATGAGTTTGATACCTAACATGATTGTCTTAAAGCCACCGGTTGAATCAAATGCCCTTTAAAAGGGTTTTTTTTGACGAGTTACCACTTTAGATTTCATATGAGCAATCGAACAACTATTTTCGAGTATTGAATTCTAGCTAAGTATCACGCGTTTTAAAACAATGAGTTTGATACCTAACAAGATGTCAATAAGTAGGAAATGAAGACAGTGGCGGATCTAGAAAAAATATTTAGTGGGCGCAAAATAGAAATTTAGATTTTAGTGGgttcaaataattaattttataacaAAATTTGAAGAAAGTCTTTAAAATATAAAGAAAATTCTAAATTTTCACAATTCAAGTGGGGTCTATTGATCCCATTTTTTCTACATTGGCTCTGCCCCTGAATAAAGATTTGAGTATTTGATTTGTTACTACTCTGTAATTTTTCTTAAATAATGTACTCCGTACTAAATATAAGATGTTTGTAGGGTAATTCATCGTATTACTTGATCGGATGATTAATTAAACCAAACAAAAAAGGGGTCAGTGTCACACATACATAAAACAGGAATGTTTGTGATTCATAAAGATGGTTAAACACGTAACCGAATGAAAAGCTACATAACTACATAAGTTGGTATAGACTCAACTAATTAAAAAGAGATGTCAACAAGTAGGACAAGATTTGAATATTTGATGCAAACAAATGGCAATTTATCTGtttttagcaaaaaaaaaatgctattctttttttttttttttttttttttgacaaaggaTTCAATTAACGAAATAACGATTACAACCTAAACAACTATAAAAAGGTACAACATGCCGCAAACTAAATTACAAACTTTGGTTATACCACTACGGAGGAGAGCATGCCACCACCATCCTTTATTATAAGAACTAGAACCTGTGACACAAACCCTGTTAGACCTTACCTGCTTGTTATCAACAATAACGATGACAACACCAACTAGCAAATGCGACCACCCTTTGGAGAACGGAAGAAACCGAGAAAGCCGGGAAAACTGAAGCCGGACGCAACGAAGGAACATAACCAATAATCCAGAAGACCCTAACAATGGATAACGATGCGAGCTAAAGATGCCTTCAACCCCAAATTGCCATGACTCACTAGGCGAGAACTGATATTCGCCTATGACACAATCCCAAGTCCCTAAGGAACAAACATCTTGGGACCCAACAGTGTGAGTTACTTTTCCTAGTAACTCAACACACGACATCCCCGGATTACGAGAATGCCTCACCGAGGAGAAACTTGCTTCCCTCAACTTATTCAATTGAGGAGCCTCCTTCAAGATTTCATTAACAACGATGGTTGGACTGGCCATCACCAGACACAAAGAGGAGGTGATCCTTGAACACCCCCATTCGAACTTGGCAACCTGAACTGAAGAACATACACCCACAACTAAGACAAGCAACATACTTAAGACACTGCCTTGAACATCCACTAGCGGCACAAACCAGCCAAGGAACCAAAATACATGATTTGGAACCTGAAATCTACCCTCCACATCCTACCCTTGAACCCCCAAAACCTTAACCTCTTTAATCTCTTCTCTCACATGGAGCAACCAATTAAAACAAACTACCCCCAACTGAGGGAACACCCATAGCAGGATTAAACCAACAAGGTTATAGAACAACAAGCAATCAAAACTTTGACACCCTCCCAAACCCTCCATATACCAAAGCAAACTAAACAAAACCCAGACACAAACACTAATTAAGAACAAAAAGAAGGAAACCATTACAAGAACTAACCCATCGGCACCAAAGAAACGGTCAGAAAAACCTCCTGAGAAGCTGCAAAGACAGAGCAACCCGACAAGAAGGGCGGTGGAGGCGGTGGAAAAGAGATTCGGCCCAAGCAACCCAACCACCACCGAACCAGGCGGTGTAAGAATCCCTGGATCCGACTGAGCCCACCACGCCACCGACGAGAACACCCAACCACCTTCAGAACCGACCGAGACGGCGATAACCAAATAAACCACCAACAAAAGAAGGTGAGGGCCGACTGACCCAAAAACCTTGAGGAGCAGCAAGGCCACCGTCGATGATACAAGGCCTGATGATAGCCACCACGCCATACCTACAACAAAATCTAAACCTAGCCCGCCGACAACCCGAGGTGAGACCGGGCCATGAAAACCTTCTGAGAGCACCATCTGGCCGACGGGATCTAAATTAAAAGACAAAAACTACCTAAAAGACAAGCCTCGCCGACGATGGCGATCTAAAATCACCGATCGCCGGCGAGaatttttgaagaaattaagcGGTGTATTAGACGGTGGTTGAAGAGAGAAGGGGGAGAatttttttagagagagaagcgGTGTATTCTAGAGAAGttggataaaaaaaataaaaaaaaatgctaTTCATAAGATAGATGTAGGAGAATTCTAGTGGAGCCGACTATTAAATGCGGCAATAAAAGCTGTTATATTTCAAAACCGACCGTCAATCCATAACAATATAATTTGTACAATGAACATTTATCCAATTGAAGATTGATTTTGACACACCTTTGTGTAAATAGAGCATATAAAACTGTGATCTCACATAGAGTGTGTCAAAGTCACTGTGTCGATTAAACTAGACACCAAATGAGTATGGCACATTCGCCAAAGTGAATGCCTCAGGCCGCATACCTAGTGTGATCGACAGAACGCTGGTTACAAGCTTGGTTAATATTCGCATTTTTTAATGTAATAGAATGATCGTCTAGTATGAATAGAGCACATAAAACAATGATCTCACATGGGATGTGCCAAAATACTTTGCCGATTAAATTAGAAGAAAAACGACCGGCATATGCACCGAAGCGAATGCCTTGGGCCGCATATCTAGTGTGATCATGTAATTTGGTTCAATAATAGAACGCTAGTTACAAGCTTGGCTAATACCGAGAAACAACGAGAGTCTAATTTGATTTAGTATTtattaaaaattgaaaattttgcaTTTCGCTATCGAAGAACAATGAGAGACTTGATCTCATAGGGTTCAATTCTGGTTCTCGTCCTTCCACTACGGATGGACTTTTACCGTAACAAAAGAAACCTTTCTAGAGTCCTTTCATTTTTGCGGAAAGGTTCACGTCTTGACCATCCAACAGATACTGCATGATGCAATCACAGTTGTCCCTGTCCTCAACTGTTTTGGCTAATTCATCATAAATTCAGAGTTTTAATGCTTCGAAAATAGAACCATTAGATAAAGATGGCCATCATCTAAACTTAATGCACCCATAAACTGTAACTATCCAACTACCAACTCGCACATGTACAATATATTTCACATAAACAGGGATGGCAAAGATTGGATCTGGACCGGATTCTACTAGATCCAGATCAACATCcgttttccatacataaatccagatcccgatccagaTTAACAAGTCCAAACAATTTATACTTCCCCCGTTCCAAAAATATCGTACCATttgtttttacactattcacactacgactttggccatttcTAGCGATTCATatgtaaggaaattttagtcatgtgtggtcatgttagattcgtatcgatatatatattttctaaatattattttttctacaattttttacttgcacacgatttgatATATTAAGATCCTAAGTAATAGTTAGAGGAGTAAAGTCAATTATAGCGCAATATTTCCGCAACGGAAGAAGTACATATTTTTttagtgaaaaaaaaaaatatgtttagAGACAGATCTATTAAATGGACCCGGACCAGATTTGGATCAAAAAAATGGAATCCATATCCTATCTGTCAAAACATATATGGATCCAGATCCGCTGGATCCAAAGTTTGAAGATCTGGATCCAGATCCGGATCAAAACACCCCAAAAACGCAATTCAATCAAGTTAAAACTAGCACAACCAATTGGTCCAATTGTATGTAGAGCTAGTCGAGTCTGATCCAGCCCGAACTGGTTCTATTGGCCAGGCCCTATATACGGTGTAGTTATACGGGATTACGGGGTGTGGCCCAGCCCAACTTCCTCGGGCCACTCTTTTTTATCCTGAATCGTGGTTTGTCGCATGGACTAAGTCCAGAACCAGAAGTATGATATCTAAGACAAAATCAATAATCTGTTATTCAGATTTTACAACAGAGAAATGAATGCAACTTAGTTACATGGGATTTTCAATTAATGAAAAAGTCGAAAATATACACAAAAATATCAGCTAGGGAAGAAGATGCCACAGCTAACAGATAGTCTACATTACAACCATTACAATTCGGGCCATCAGACCCGAACCCCTACAGACATTACAACAGAGATCATATTAAGTGAGGAGCCATTTTACTAATTAACCTCCAGCAAATCGGCAAAAGTGAGATGTCAAATCTATAATAGAACTTCATGTTCATTCCGTGCATGGCCTTGAAATGACTATGAACAAAATAATATTTCAGATTATAAATACAACGGTTACTTACTCATGGATCAGTTCAGCACACTCTCGAGGTAGACCAGTCTCTTCAACCTGATAAGTCCAGGGCCTGCAAAATGAGTTCGGTAATATATTAACTTCCGGTAACAGAAACAGTTAAACTTGTTTGAGCAAATATGTGCAGCAGTAGTGAAGCTAATGGGTTAGGGTCAGGTTGGGCCAAAGTTAAATGGGCTGGGCCTAATATGATTTTAAACGGGGTAGGCCGGGCTATACTCAGGCAAAAAACCAAACCATGTAAAAATCATAGTGAAGATAAAACTGCAATCAAAACTCATCTATATCAGTCCAACTCATATGGAGAAGCATAATACATAGTCCCATTCAGCCATTAATAACCAAAAAGAACATACAGCTACATCGTATATTCAGCCTGTAAAAATCATAGTGAAGATAAAAGTGCAATCAAACTAATCATCTTCTAATTATATCAGTCCAACTAATATGGGAAAGCATATTACATAGTCCCATTAAGCCATTAATAACCAAAAAGAACATAGGTTATATGCGGATATGCCTCAGACTCTGTTTAAGTAATGTGATGGTACCGTATttaaccaaaaataaaaaacaaaaagaatataCACCAACATCGTAAGCATATAGTATGAAGGAATCTGGAACTCCTCTTCCGAATTTCCAAGTGAATGGAACTAGGAATTAACCAAGCTTCCTTTTCTCTGTGAACGAGTACACAGTAACGAGAAATAAGGACTTGCAGTCAAATTAATCGAGACTGCTCAACCTCTTCCATGCAGCAGCATAATGAAAATGAATGCAAAAAATGTTTTACACCGGGGAAAAAACTTTGCCAACAATTCAGTATAACTGTTACTACCTTTgtttcataaagatctttacgttactatttgcacaaatattaagacaaaaatggaaaagttgattgaatataataaaatatggataaaataggagaaatgtgtaaaaagacTGGtgaatataagaaaaaaaatgaataaagtaaaagaAAGTGGAAAAATGTAGATATCGTGGGGTAAGAAGAATAAGGTAGTAATAttcatgttcaaaaatagaataaagtaaagtgtaaagatcattttgaaacgaagGTAGTATACCTTAGAAACCATAACCCATTTCCCATCAATCCAATCTTGATGAACCCTCAGTTCGTCACCCTTAAACTCCAGTTCCTCGTCCGTGGTCTTGAAGAAAACTAGATATTTTGAGTGATCAAGGACTTTGGAAATTATTCCCACCCACCACCCATCATTATAAAGGGCATCAACTTCTTCAAACTCCTTGAAATTGTCAACTTTTCCAGCTTTTGGAGGACATGGCCTGATATGCAGGGCATCAACCTCTTCTCTCACAAACTCTTTATCATCATCTGTTTTTAGATCCCTGTATTCTACAAGGAATTTGTTCTTACCAATCACCTCAACAACAGATGCGGCGAACCAAGCACCCTCGAATCCATCTTCATCACTGCTTACTTCAATTAAGCTTCCTTTGATGAAAGTCTTCTCTTCTTTCTCCTCGTGAATCTTCTCTTCTGTTGGCCGCACTGCCTGTTAAAGTGTCAATTGTTGCAAAATAAACTTTCTTATAATCAGTTTACTCTAGCAAATGGAAACAAAAACAACTCAATAATCATGCATGGAATCTGATAAAGTTTTTGCTAATCCGGTTATCACAAAAGAAGTAGCAAGAATTATTTTCATAGATTTTATATTCTGCTCATATTTGAGTGACAATGTTTCAGATAATCCAAGCACAACCCAAATGGAAATACATGGCTTTATTCATGAGCTGCTGATATATGGAAGGCTCTTGCATATGATAGATGCTCAGGAAATGAGCCAACTGAACTCAAGCCTGACTGCTGTAAATGAAAATAGCCATATCTTAAGTTAAATCTAAGAAACACCTATCTCAAATTTTTAGTCCAACTCGTTAGGCCTTCCACATTCGGAATATCATTAACCATATAGGACCATTTAGATCTCAGAAGCTCTTAGACATCCCTAAGATGAACATTATTGATAATTGATATGGAATCATTTGCCAAGTCTTGGTGTAGCCTTCAATCCAGAAAATCACTAAGACAAGGGGCCTCAAGTTCACCCTCTGCCGACATATGTGCTGCACTTCCATGCCATCCTCTTTGAGAGGTACTGACTGGACTCGTTGGCAGGCGGAATCAGTTGTTATAGTGAAACTAAATGAGAAGCAACGGAAGAACGTCGGGAATACCCTCACTTTACACTTTATTGTCAAGGTTCAGGGGAAAATTTAGCTACGTATGTTCTGTCTTAAATTAGCAATGAAATATACATGTGTTGACATATGTTTACCTAGAAATGAGCATATATTATATCATGCCTTAACGAACATACATCTTGATTCGGAATTTGTACCAAATACCTCTCTATGCAGTGATGCACGTACACACTTATATGATAGATATACTACAGATAAGTGCTATGATATACCTAGCTATGATATACCTCAACCCAACATCTTGTGATAACATAGCAACAACTACTCCCTACATCCCAAATTACTTGACACACTTTGACTTTTTTGCACAATTCACACCTCACTTTGACCATcttatttttttaatgtatgaaaacaaatgttccAAACAAATGAAAATATGGGCCAGTGTGTCCAGTCAAAGTGTGTCAAGTAACATGGAACAAAAGAAGTAGCATACTATCTCTCCTATTGAATAAACCTAACAAATACATCTAGATACGCTGCGCACACATATATGTAGTACTAGTGCATTCTTATCGGTTAGCAACATACATAACTAAGAGTGCCTAGAGAAGGCACAAGAAACAAGAGCAAAGGGATGCTAGGAAGGGGATAAGGTCTAACATAGAAACATCACACTTGTTAAAAGTAGAAAATGCGGATGCTTAAAATCAACACAACAACTAGATCACATATCAAATCCTATTTATTACAAGAATTGATATTAAAGAGGTCGTAAAGCATTGACAAACCCAATCCCTAAAAGAGGCTATTGTTATTTCATAAAGCTTTTGCAAAGAAACATTGCAAAAGCATAGTTTTCATACTCCTAGTGATTGTAAACTATACTTCAAAGGCCAATATACAAAAAATACTCAGCTAGC encodes:
- the LOC110792938 gene encoding protein AGENET DOMAIN (AGD)-CONTAINING P1, which translates into the protein MSDFQFKKGAKVEISIDEDGFRGAWFCGTVVKAPAKNDKKVLIEYETLLADDESTPLKEKVDLVQIRPTAPREINRVFKLDEEVDVSYNDGWWEGVITQVLQDNQYSVYFRPTRDQHEFKDSDLRLHREWVHGNWVPPLEDEAVRPTEEKIHEEKEEKTFIKGSLIEVSSDEDGFEGAWFAASVVEVIGKNKFLVEYRDLKTDDDKEFVREEVDALHIRPCPPKAGKVDNFKEFEEVDALYNDGWWVGIISKVLDHSKYLVFFKTTDEELEFKGDELRVHQDWIDGKWVMVSKALDLSG
- the LOC110792924 gene encoding uncharacterized protein, which translates into the protein MSQITDEIRAKATELYYGNDVCLAQSKRLLREVGLPNGLLPLQDVVECGYIEETGFVWLKHKKEIKHKFEKIGKLVSYASEVTAYVEPCKIKKLTGVKAKELFLWVTISEITVESPESAKIVFRNPTGISKVFPTEAFVVEEAEAVTKVLRKDAGEKKEEVKVDDAVVGGGGGGDVASVKSVNGVEAGVANLAIKDV